ACGACTGGTGCGTTTACCTTGTCTCAGATCGAATCGCAGATGACCCGGGTACTGTCATCAGGCAATCCGAATGTGCAGGAAGAAACGGCAATGTCGTACTCAGCTGGCGTGATTTTTACGCCCGTGTCTTTGGAAGCTTTCTCGATAGCCGCCGACTTTTATAGCATCGAGATCGAGGACCAGATTGGCCGTCAGAGCAAAGGCCAAATACTGGATGATTGCCACGAGGTGTCACCGACATCGTTTGACCCGACCTGTGGTGGTGTGCTGGTTCGAGACCCTGCCGCGGGCGCAATGCTCGAACTGCAAGTGGGTACCGTCAACAACCCGGAGAAGTCTGAATTTAGCGGCGTCGACCTGGAAACTGCCTACCAGTTCGGTCAGGTAGGACCGGGTGATCTTATGGTATCGCTGGGTGCGAACTTCATCATCCATGCGGGCCGAAAAGACGAGAACCAGAAGGGTCAACTGCTGTATCCGGACTACCGATTCAACCTGAACGTGGATTACAGCATCAAAGATGTCGACCTGTTTGCCACCTGGCGGTATCGCGCGGAGTCCAAAGACCGCGTCAACAACACGGTTAATGCGCCAAACCTGAACACGATGAAGGCCGCATCTTACCTTGATGTCCGTGCCAGCTATCGCGCTACTGATACAGTGCAGGTGTACTTGGGAGCTACCAACCTGTTTGACGCCTCGCCGCAGCTCATGGGCTTCACGCATGCGTCACGCAACACCGCGGGCACCAACGGAACCGTTTACGATGTGATCGGTCGACAGGTGTTTGCGGGCCTGAACGTCGACTTCTGATCGGCTTTAGGGCCGGCGCACCCGGTTGACGTTACACCGTGTTGCGCCAATACTAACGACTGGCCCTGCAATTCATTACGAGTTGCAGGGCCATTTTTTTCGAATCGTTCATTTCATACGAGTATTAGTTCAATGGGCTCAGTCGGTAAACTCAACGGCATCATCGTGGCGCTCATCACGCCTTTTGACAGTAATGGCAAGCTTGCGCCCGAACGCGCGAGAAGATTGATAGAGAGCCATATTGAAACGGGCGTGCAGGGCTTCTACGTTGGTGGTAGTTCTGGCGAGGGCTTTCTGCAATCTGTAGAGGAACGCCGTGAATATCTGCAGTTCGTTGCCGATGTCTGCGCAAACAGGGTTACCTTGATTGCCCAGGTCGGCGCACTATCCTCGCGTGATGCATGGACGCTGGCAGACGATGCCGGCCGGATTGGCTACGACGTCGTGTCGTCTACGCCACCGTTTTACTACGCGTACACCGAACAAGAAGTGCTCGACTACTACCGGGATCTGGCTGAGCGCAGCCCGTTGCCGGTATTGCTGTACAACGCACCGCATACTACGGGCCGGAAATTATCGCTCGATGCGCAAGAAGCGATGCTGAAACTGCCGAACGTCATTGGCTCCAAACATACGGACACCAATCTCTTTACGGCAGAACGTCTAATGCACATTGTGAAAGGCGTTCAGTTCATAAACGGGCCTGACGACATGCTAACCGCCGGTCTGGCGATGGGCATGGTCGGTGGTATTGGTACTACCTACAATTTCATACCGCGCATTTACCTTGACATCTATCGGCATGTGCAGAGTGGCGATTTGGCCAGTGCCCGGGCTTCCCAGTCCATTGCCAATGAGCTC
The DNA window shown above is from Woeseia oceani and carries:
- a CDS encoding dihydrodipicolinate synthase family protein, which encodes MGSVGKLNGIIVALITPFDSNGKLAPERARRLIESHIETGVQGFYVGGSSGEGFLQSVEERREYLQFVADVCANRVTLIAQVGALSSRDAWTLADDAGRIGYDVVSSTPPFYYAYTEQEVLDYYRDLAERSPLPVLLYNAPHTTGRKLSLDAQEAMLKLPNVIGSKHTDTNLFTAERLMHIVKGVQFINGPDDMLTAGLAMGMVGGIGTTYNFIPRIYLDIYRHVQSGDLASARASQSIANELIDELVRVSPSVIPGTKLALDILGYDIGPARKPFQKITADTSRFEKLLQDCDAF